One stretch of Streptomyces hygroscopicus DNA includes these proteins:
- a CDS encoding peptidase, which yields MQPLLIVLAAAYGAAAGLLVPRPLYRLAVDPEEPWRGACPRGHALTGPARGWLGPARCAGCRGGERDYGTGPLPAAALTALVCAGLAAAVGARPELAVWLLLAPLGVLLTAVDLAVNRLPDVLTLPMAGGVAALLGAAALLPHSAGSWPRALLGGAVLGGAYLVLFLISPSGMGFGDVKLALTLGVALGWYGWDVLFVGAFAGLLLGSCCAAALVLTRRAGRRTAMAFGPFMILGAGAGLVLGALGAG from the coding sequence GTGCAACCGCTGCTGATCGTGCTCGCCGCCGCGTACGGTGCGGCCGCCGGGCTGCTCGTACCGCGCCCGCTCTACCGGCTGGCCGTCGATCCGGAGGAGCCCTGGCGCGGCGCCTGTCCGCGCGGGCACGCGCTCACCGGCCCGGCGCGCGGCTGGCTGGGCCCCGCCCGCTGCGCCGGCTGCCGGGGCGGCGAGCGGGACTACGGGACGGGCCCGCTGCCCGCCGCGGCGCTCACCGCGCTGGTGTGCGCGGGCCTGGCGGCGGCCGTCGGCGCCCGCCCGGAGCTGGCGGTGTGGCTTCTGCTGGCGCCGCTGGGGGTGCTGCTCACGGCCGTGGACCTGGCGGTCAACCGGCTGCCGGACGTCCTCACCCTGCCCATGGCGGGCGGAGTCGCCGCGCTGCTCGGCGCGGCGGCGCTGCTGCCGCACAGCGCCGGGTCCTGGCCGCGCGCGCTGCTGGGCGGCGCGGTGCTGGGCGGGGCGTATCTGGTGCTGTTCCTGATCAGCCCGAGCGGGATGGGGTTCGGCGACGTCAAGCTGGCGCTGACGCTGGGGGTCGCCCTGGGCTGGTACGGCTGGGACGTGCTCTTTGTGGGCGCCTTCGCCGGGTTGCTGCTGGGCTCCTGCTGCGCCGCGGCCCTGGTGCTGACCCGGCGGGCCGGGCGCCGGACCGCGATGGCGTTCGGCCCTTTCATGATTCTCGGGGCGGGCGCCGGGCTGGTGCTGGGGGCGCTCGGGGCCGGATGA
- a CDS encoding UDP pyrophosphate synthase, which yields MRGTEGLEDVKLRDLVYGLYARRVEGRLDHAQVPKHIGVILDGNRRWARAAGGTAEQGHKAGASKIQELLGWCSETDVEVVTLWLLSTDNLDRPEDELGPLLSIIEGAVRDLAADGRWRVHHVGNRDLLPSRTQTVLKEAERDTEHIDGILVNVAVGYGGRQEIADAVRSLLLDHATKGTSFEELAEVVDIDLISEHLYTRGQPDPDLVIRTSGEQRLSGFMLWQSAHSEYYFCEVFWPAFRKVDFLRALRDYAARHRRYGN from the coding sequence ATGCGAGGCACTGAGGGGCTGGAAGACGTGAAGTTGCGCGACCTGGTGTACGGGCTCTACGCACGCCGGGTGGAAGGCCGCCTCGATCACGCCCAGGTGCCCAAGCACATCGGCGTCATCCTCGACGGCAACCGCCGCTGGGCCCGCGCGGCCGGCGGCACCGCCGAGCAGGGGCACAAGGCGGGCGCCAGCAAGATCCAGGAGCTGCTCGGCTGGTGCAGTGAGACGGACGTCGAGGTCGTCACCCTCTGGCTGCTCTCCACGGACAACCTGGACCGCCCCGAGGACGAGCTGGGACCGCTCCTGAGCATCATCGAGGGCGCGGTGCGCGATCTGGCCGCCGACGGCCGCTGGCGGGTACACCACGTCGGCAACCGCGATCTGCTGCCCTCCCGGACCCAGACGGTCCTCAAGGAGGCCGAGCGGGACACCGAGCACATCGACGGAATACTGGTCAATGTGGCCGTCGGCTACGGCGGACGGCAGGAGATCGCCGACGCGGTGCGGTCGCTGCTGCTGGACCACGCCACCAAGGGCACCTCTTTCGAGGAGCTCGCCGAGGTCGTCGACATCGACCTCATCTCCGAACACCTGTACACGCGTGGGCAGCCGGATCCCGACCTGGTCATCCGCACCAGCGGTGAGCAGCGGCTCTCCGGCTTCATGCTGTGGCAGAGCGCCCATTCGGAGTACTACTTCTGTGAAGTTTTCTGGCCCGCTTTCCGCAAGGTCGACTTCCTCCGCGCACTGCGCGACTACGCCGCCCGTCACCGCAGGTACGGCAACTAG
- a CDS encoding ATP-binding protein: MVTSKKRREQDRRTYVLDTSVLLADPNAMARFDEHEVVLPVVVVTELEAKRHHPELGYFARQALRLLDEYRVRFGRLDAPIPIGDLGGTLRVELNHSDPGVLPAAFLNHGRIPDNDARILAVARNLQAEGYDVTVVSKDLPLRIKASSVGLLAEEYRAELAITDSGWTGMAELAVSAEQVDDLFAAETAYVPEAAGLPVHTGLVLQSERGKALGRVTPDGQVRLVRGDREAFGIHGRSAEQRIALDLLLDPEVGIISMGGRAGTGKSALALCAGLEAVLERRQHRKVMIFRPLYAVGGQELGYLPGSEAEKMSPWAQAVFDTLSAVTSAEVIEEVVGRGMLEVMPLTHIRGRSLHDAFVIVDEAQSLERNVLLTVLSRIGANSRVVLTHDVAQRDNLRVGRYDGVVAVVEKLKGHPLFAHVTLTRSERSPIAALVTEMLEDGHI, translated from the coding sequence GTGGTGACCAGCAAGAAACGCCGCGAGCAAGACCGGCGCACCTATGTCCTCGACACCAGCGTCCTGCTGGCCGACCCCAATGCCATGGCCCGCTTCGACGAGCACGAAGTCGTGCTGCCGGTCGTGGTGGTCACGGAACTGGAGGCCAAGCGGCACCACCCGGAGCTCGGGTACTTCGCGCGGCAGGCGCTCCGCCTGCTGGACGAGTACCGCGTCCGGTTCGGCCGCCTTGACGCCCCGATCCCGATCGGCGATCTGGGCGGGACTCTGCGTGTCGAGCTCAACCACTCCGACCCGGGTGTTCTGCCCGCGGCCTTCCTGAATCACGGCCGCATCCCGGACAACGACGCGCGGATCCTCGCGGTCGCCAGAAACCTGCAGGCCGAGGGGTATGACGTCACCGTCGTATCGAAGGACCTGCCACTGCGCATCAAGGCGTCCTCGGTGGGGCTGCTCGCCGAGGAGTACCGCGCGGAGCTGGCGATAACCGACTCGGGCTGGACCGGGATGGCGGAGCTCGCCGTCTCGGCCGAGCAGGTGGACGACCTGTTCGCCGCCGAGACCGCGTACGTCCCCGAGGCGGCTGGACTGCCCGTGCACACCGGTCTGGTGCTGCAGTCCGAGCGTGGCAAGGCGCTCGGCCGGGTCACCCCGGACGGGCAGGTGCGACTGGTGCGCGGCGACCGGGAGGCGTTCGGGATCCACGGGCGCAGCGCGGAGCAGCGCATCGCGCTGGACCTGCTGCTCGACCCGGAGGTCGGCATCATCTCGATGGGCGGCCGGGCCGGTACGGGCAAGTCGGCGCTGGCGCTGTGCGCCGGTCTCGAGGCCGTGCTGGAGCGGCGTCAGCACCGCAAGGTGATGATCTTCCGTCCGCTGTACGCGGTGGGTGGCCAGGAGTTGGGCTATCTGCCCGGCTCCGAGGCCGAGAAGATGAGCCCTTGGGCTCAGGCGGTCTTCGACACGCTGTCCGCGGTGACCAGCGCCGAGGTGATCGAGGAGGTCGTGGGGCGCGGGATGCTGGAGGTGATGCCGCTGACGCATATCCGCGGCCGCTCGCTCCATGACGCCTTCGTCATCGTCGACGAGGCCCAGTCGCTCGAGCGGAATGTGCTGCTCACCGTGCTGTCCCGGATCGGCGCCAACTCCCGGGTGGTGCTGACCCACGACGTGGCCCAGCGGGACAACCTCCGCGTCGGGCGGTACGACGGTGTGGTGGCGGTCGTCGAGAAACTGAAGGGGCATCCGCTGTTCGCGCATGTCACCCTGACCCGCTCCGAGCGTTCGCCGATCGCGGCGCTGGTGACCGAAATGCTGGAGGACGGGCACATCTGA
- a CDS encoding membrane protein: MSKLPQWVGRLGTGLTRLAHRLESQQAEMRGREGDGDAGPRPPSGPEPSEERPRGARSSGGAPGTGAGQDQGAGAVRGGAESAGGTEGAESAEGAEGRESSASPGSPESSASPASPDSPRGSAGAAGKGPEDEAPRPEPSSVPAPPAYAPAVSARPDPVDAVPWGVRVAAEAAWRLLVLGGTVWVLMRVISSVQLVVLSFTVALLITALLEPTVTRLRRRGVPRGLATALTFIAGFVVMGLVVWFVVWQVMENVDEVSGEVQAGIDDLRRWLLHSPFHVTEKQINHIAKSLREAVGANTEQITSAGLEGVTVVVEVLTGILLTMFSTLFLLYDGPKIWNWTLKLVPAPAREGVAGAGPRAWATLTAYVRGTVIVALIDAIFIGVGLFFLHVPMAVPLAVFIFLFAFIPLVGAVVSGALAVVVALVTQGVFTGAMVLIVVLAVQQIEGHVLQPFILGRAVRVHPLAVVLSVAAGSLIGGIGGAVVAVPLVAVANAVVVYLRSYSQENALRAVPGPHGATASGAAPTDPPDTPPGKDAEPR; this comes from the coding sequence ATGTCCAAATTGCCGCAGTGGGTCGGCAGGCTGGGAACCGGACTTACCCGGCTCGCCCACCGGCTGGAATCCCAACAGGCCGAGATGCGGGGGCGCGAGGGCGACGGCGACGCCGGCCCGAGGCCCCCATCGGGGCCCGAACCATCCGAGGAACGCCCACGGGGGGCACGGTCGTCCGGCGGCGCGCCCGGTACCGGAGCGGGCCAGGACCAGGGCGCCGGAGCCGTGCGGGGCGGCGCCGAGAGCGCCGGGGGGACTGAGGGCGCCGAGAGCGCCGAGGGAGCTGAGGGCCGGGAGAGTTCCGCGAGCCCGGGAAGTCCCGAGAGTTCCGCAAGCCCGGCGAGTCCCGACAGTCCCCGGGGTTCCGCGGGCGCCGCGGGGAAGGGCCCGGAGGACGAGGCCCCCCGGCCGGAGCCGTCCAGCGTGCCCGCCCCGCCCGCCTACGCCCCCGCCGTATCCGCCCGACCCGATCCGGTGGACGCCGTCCCCTGGGGCGTCCGCGTCGCCGCCGAGGCAGCCTGGCGGCTGCTGGTGCTCGGCGGCACGGTATGGGTGCTCATGAGGGTCATCAGCTCCGTCCAGCTGGTGGTGCTCTCCTTCACCGTCGCGCTCCTCATCACCGCGCTGCTGGAACCCACCGTGACCCGGCTGCGCCGGCGCGGTGTGCCGCGCGGGCTGGCCACCGCGCTCACCTTCATCGCCGGCTTCGTCGTCATGGGCCTGGTCGTATGGTTCGTGGTCTGGCAGGTCATGGAGAACGTCGACGAGGTCTCGGGCGAGGTCCAGGCCGGTATCGACGATCTGCGGCGCTGGCTGCTGCACAGCCCGTTCCATGTGACCGAGAAGCAGATCAACCACATCGCCAAGAGCCTGCGCGAGGCGGTCGGCGCCAACACCGAGCAGATCACCTCGGCGGGGCTCGAGGGCGTCACGGTCGTCGTCGAGGTATTGACCGGCATTCTGCTGACGATGTTCTCCACGCTCTTCCTGCTGTACGACGGCCCGAAGATCTGGAACTGGACCCTCAAGCTGGTCCCCGCCCCGGCCCGCGAGGGCGTGGCGGGCGCGGGTCCGCGGGCGTGGGCGACGCTGACCGCCTATGTGCGCGGCACGGTGATCGTGGCGCTGATCGACGCGATCTTCATCGGCGTGGGTCTGTTCTTCCTCCATGTGCCGATGGCGGTGCCGCTCGCCGTCTTCATCTTCCTCTTCGCCTTCATCCCGCTGGTGGGTGCGGTGGTCTCCGGCGCCCTCGCGGTGGTCGTGGCGCTGGTCACCCAGGGGGTGTTCACGGGGGCGATGGTGCTGATCGTGGTGCTCGCCGTGCAGCAGATCGAGGGCCATGTGCTGCAGCCCTTCATCCTCGGCCGGGCGGTGCGGGTCCATCCGCTGGCCGTGGTGCTCTCGGTCGCGGCCGGTTCGCTGATCGGCGGCATCGGCGGCGCGGTGGTGGCCGTCCCGCTGGTGGCGGTCGCCAACGCGGTCGTCGTCTATCTGCGCAGCTACAGCCAGGAGAACGCGCTGCGCGCCGTCCCGGGCCCGCACGGCGCGACCGCCTCCGGTGCGGCGCCCACCGACCCGCCGGACACGCCGCCGGGGAAGGACGCCGAGCCCCGGTGA
- a CDS encoding alkyl hydroperoxide reductase — protein sequence MALDELKSALPDYAKDLKLNLGSVIGNSELPQQQLWGTVLACAIASRSARVLTELEPEAKANLSPEAYTAAKSAAAIMAMNNVYYRTRHLLSDPEYNNLRAGLRMNVIGNPGVEKVDFELWSLAVSAINGCGMCLDSHEQVLRKAGVDRETIQEAFKIASVLQAVGATLDAEGVLAANG from the coding sequence ATGGCACTCGATGAACTGAAGTCCGCGCTTCCGGACTACGCCAAGGACCTCAAGCTGAACCTCGGTTCGGTGATCGGCAACTCCGAGCTTCCGCAGCAGCAGCTGTGGGGCACCGTGCTGGCCTGCGCGATCGCCTCGCGCTCGGCGCGGGTGCTGACCGAGCTGGAGCCGGAGGCCAAGGCCAACCTCTCGCCGGAGGCGTACACCGCCGCCAAGTCGGCGGCCGCCATCATGGCGATGAACAACGTCTACTACCGGACCCGGCACCTGCTGTCCGACCCGGAGTACAACAACCTGCGCGCCGGGCTGCGGATGAACGTCATCGGCAACCCGGGCGTGGAGAAGGTCGACTTCGAGCTGTGGTCGCTGGCCGTGTCCGCGATCAACGGCTGCGGAATGTGCCTCGACTCGCATGAGCAGGTGCTCCGCAAGGCGGGCGTGGACCGCGAGACGATCCAGGAAGCCTTCAAGATCGCCTCTGTGCTGCAGGCGGTCGGCGCCACCCTGGACGCCGAGGGCGTCCTGGCCGCGAACGGCTGA
- a CDS encoding alkyl hydroperoxide reductase, which translates to MLTVGDKFPEYDLTACVSLESGKEFEQINHKTYEGKWKIVFAWPKDFTFVCPTEIAAFGKLNEEFADRDAQILGFSGDSEFVHHAWRKDHPDLRDLPFPMLADSKHELMRDLGIEGEDGFAQRAVFIVDQNNEIQFTMVTAGSVGRNPKEVLRVLDALQTDELCPCNWSKGEDTLDPVALLSGE; encoded by the coding sequence GTGCTCACCGTCGGTGACAAGTTCCCCGAGTACGACCTGACCGCCTGCGTGTCGCTGGAGAGCGGCAAGGAGTTCGAGCAGATCAACCACAAGACCTACGAGGGCAAGTGGAAGATCGTCTTCGCGTGGCCGAAGGACTTCACCTTCGTATGCCCGACGGAGATCGCCGCCTTCGGCAAGCTGAACGAGGAGTTCGCCGACCGTGACGCCCAGATCCTGGGCTTCTCCGGCGACTCCGAGTTCGTCCACCACGCCTGGCGCAAGGACCACCCGGACCTGCGCGACCTGCCGTTCCCGATGCTGGCCGACTCCAAGCACGAGCTGATGCGCGACCTGGGCATCGAGGGCGAAGACGGCTTCGCGCAGCGCGCCGTGTTCATCGTGGACCAGAACAACGAGATCCAGTTCACCATGGTGACGGCCGGTTCCGTGGGCCGTAACCCCAAGGAGGTCCTGCGGGTGCTGGACGCCCTGCAGACCGACGAGCTGTGCCCCTGCAACTGGAGCAAGGGCGAGGACACCCTGGACCCGGTGGCCCTCCTCTCCGGTGAGTGA
- a CDS encoding hydrogen peroxide-inducible protein yields MAASATPAGKPRQPSISQLRAFVAVAEQLHFRDAAAAIGMSQPALSGAVAALEETLGVQLLERTTRKVLLSPAGERLAARARTVLEAVGELLEEAEAARAPFTGVLRLGVIPTVAPYLLPTVLRLVHERYPRLDLQVYEEQTASLLDGLAHGRLDLLLLAVPLGAPGVVELPLFDEDFVLVTPRDHWLGGRDDIPREALKELDLLLLDEGHCLRDQALDICREAGRTEGTPVTTSAAGLSTLVQLVAGGLGVTLLPRTALRVETARNDHLATGDFADPAPARRIALAMRAGAARTEEFEAFAEALRGALRPLPVRVAGWFA; encoded by the coding sequence GTGGCCGCATCAGCCACACCGGCGGGCAAACCACGGCAGCCCAGCATTTCCCAGCTCAGGGCCTTTGTCGCGGTCGCGGAGCAGCTGCACTTCCGCGATGCCGCGGCCGCCATCGGGATGAGCCAGCCCGCGCTCTCGGGCGCCGTCGCGGCCCTCGAGGAGACACTCGGTGTCCAGCTCCTCGAGCGTACGACGCGCAAGGTGCTGCTCAGCCCGGCGGGGGAGCGGCTGGCGGCCCGGGCACGCACCGTGTTGGAGGCGGTCGGGGAGCTGCTGGAGGAGGCCGAGGCGGCGCGGGCGCCCTTCACCGGTGTGCTGCGGCTCGGGGTGATCCCGACCGTGGCGCCGTATCTGCTGCCGACCGTGCTGCGGCTGGTGCATGAGCGCTATCCCCGGCTCGATCTCCAGGTGTACGAGGAGCAGACCGCCTCGCTGCTGGACGGGCTGGCCCACGGCCGCCTCGATCTGCTGCTGCTCGCGGTGCCGCTCGGCGCCCCCGGAGTGGTCGAATTGCCGCTGTTCGACGAGGACTTCGTCCTGGTCACGCCGCGGGACCACTGGCTGGGCGGACGCGATGACATCCCCCGCGAGGCGCTCAAGGAGCTGGATCTGCTGCTGCTCGACGAGGGCCACTGCCTGCGCGACCAGGCCCTGGACATCTGTCGTGAGGCGGGCCGCACCGAGGGCACCCCGGTGACCACCAGCGCCGCCGGGCTCTCCACCCTGGTGCAGCTGGTCGCGGGCGGTCTCGGGGTGACGCTGCTGCCGCGCACCGCGCTGCGGGTGGAGACCGCGCGCAACGACCATCTGGCCACCGGCGACTTCGCCGATCCGGCGCCCGCCCGCCGGATTGCCCTGGCCATGCGGGCGGGCGCGGCGCGCACGGAGGAGTTCGAGGCGTTCGCGGAGGCGCTGCGGGGGGCGCTGCGGCCGCTGCCGGTGCGGGTCGCCGGCTGGTTCGCTTGA
- a CDS encoding membrane protein — protein sequence MSGQDAPAQEPRARASVARWAADLAMGGRFAVAGGRESWARTIMTAVGVGLGVVLLLVASSVPTAYQQRNERGDARSTLSFASPVKAGPDTLHLSDANTDFRDQDIAGIVMAPDGDGSPPSPPGVDRLPAAGEMWVSPALKKLLDSDEGKLLRDRFPYRTAGVIGDSGLSGPNELRYYAGISEKAFDHINSEYHLAHWGIQNKGKGEPLNPALLLLIIVGCVVLLLPVLIFIATAARFGGERRDRRLAALRLVGADTHMTRRIAAGESLFGSLLGLAVGTGLFLLVREFIEGIVVWDISFFASDIVPSAPLALTIAVAVPASAVMVTLLALRGIAIEPLGVVRNARPKRRRLWWRLLLPLLGIALLLPLAGGFQAGSGGGDTKAYQAAAGAVLLLVGITALLPWVVEAVVERFGGKGSVPWQLATRRLQLSSGTASRAVSGITVAVAGALALQMLFASVEARDSQSTGQDPRRAQLMANVPVSTGSEARDAFERYRVTKGVRDMLGVTEGYVSALHHSKDDPSTAPEESLTVADCPSLREVARITSCKNGDIFFVNLPPDYYEDGDRFAKPGAQVNLAFDDEGMPDLRHKKLWTIPHSAKVVKSRPDPIGSERTGIFATPGAFDVAKLAKPNAVAMMRMDPKVPDATEYVRNTSAALSPAMDVMRLSSTSQSDEFTVIRKALFIGATATLLLIGASMIVTTLEQLRERKRLLSVLVAFGTRRTTLSWSVLWQTAVPVVLGLALSIAGGLALGVLLLKMVGQPLAVDWAGLGTMTGIGGGVILLVTLVSLPPLWRMMRPEGLRTE from the coding sequence ATGAGCGGCCAGGACGCCCCGGCGCAGGAGCCCCGCGCCCGCGCCTCCGTCGCCCGCTGGGCCGCCGACCTCGCCATGGGCGGCCGGTTCGCGGTCGCCGGCGGCCGGGAGAGCTGGGCCAGGACGATCATGACCGCGGTGGGCGTCGGCCTGGGAGTGGTGCTGCTGCTGGTGGCCTCCTCCGTCCCCACCGCGTACCAGCAGCGCAACGAGCGGGGCGATGCCCGCTCCACGCTCAGCTTCGCCAGCCCGGTGAAGGCCGGCCCCGATACGCTCCACCTCAGCGACGCGAACACCGACTTTCGCGACCAGGACATCGCGGGCATCGTCATGGCCCCCGACGGCGACGGCTCGCCGCCCTCGCCGCCGGGCGTCGACCGGCTTCCGGCCGCCGGTGAGATGTGGGTGTCCCCGGCGCTGAAGAAGCTGCTCGACTCGGATGAGGGGAAGCTCCTCCGGGACCGCTTCCCGTACCGCACCGCCGGGGTGATCGGCGACAGCGGCCTGTCCGGCCCGAACGAACTCCGCTACTACGCGGGGATCTCCGAGAAGGCGTTCGACCACATCAACTCCGAGTACCACCTCGCCCACTGGGGCATCCAGAACAAGGGCAAGGGCGAGCCCCTGAACCCCGCGCTGCTGCTGCTGATCATCGTGGGCTGTGTGGTGCTGCTGCTGCCGGTGCTCATCTTCATCGCCACCGCCGCCCGCTTCGGCGGTGAGCGGCGCGACCGGAGGCTGGCCGCGCTGCGGCTGGTCGGCGCCGACACCCATATGACCCGGCGGATCGCCGCGGGTGAATCGCTTTTCGGCTCCCTCCTCGGGCTGGCCGTGGGCACCGGACTGTTCCTGCTGGTGCGCGAGTTCATCGAAGGGATCGTGGTCTGGGACATCAGCTTCTTCGCCTCCGACATCGTGCCGTCCGCCCCGCTCGCCCTGACGATCGCGGTGGCCGTGCCCGCATCGGCCGTCATGGTCACGCTGCTCGCCCTGCGCGGTATCGCCATCGAGCCGCTGGGCGTCGTACGGAACGCCAGGCCCAAGCGCCGCCGTCTGTGGTGGCGGCTGCTGCTGCCGCTCCTGGGCATAGCCCTGCTGCTGCCGCTCGCCGGCGGCTTCCAGGCGGGCAGCGGGGGCGGCGACACCAAGGCGTACCAGGCCGCGGCCGGCGCCGTGCTGCTGCTCGTCGGCATCACCGCGCTGCTGCCCTGGGTCGTCGAGGCCGTGGTGGAGCGGTTCGGCGGCAAGGGCTCGGTGCCCTGGCAGCTCGCCACCCGCCGGCTCCAGCTCAGCAGCGGCACCGCTTCGCGCGCGGTCAGCGGCATTACGGTCGCCGTCGCCGGGGCCCTCGCGCTCCAGATGCTCTTCGCCAGCGTGGAGGCCCGCGACAGCCAGTCGACCGGCCAGGACCCGCGCCGCGCCCAGCTGATGGCGAACGTCCCGGTGTCCACCGGTTCCGAGGCCCGCGACGCCTTCGAGCGGTACCGCGTGACCAAGGGCGTGCGCGACATGCTCGGTGTCACCGAGGGCTATGTCTCCGCTCTGCACCACAGCAAGGACGACCCGTCGACGGCCCCGGAAGAGTCCCTCACCGTCGCCGACTGTCCCTCGCTGCGCGAGGTGGCCCGCATCACGAGCTGCAAGAACGGCGACATCTTCTTCGTCAACCTGCCGCCCGACTACTACGAGGACGGGGACAGGTTCGCCAAGCCGGGCGCCCAGGTCAATCTCGCCTTCGACGACGAGGGCATGCCGGACCTGCGTCACAAGAAGCTGTGGACGATTCCCCACTCGGCCAAGGTGGTGAAGTCCCGGCCGGACCCGATCGGCAGTGAGCGCACCGGCATCTTCGCCACCCCCGGCGCCTTCGACGTCGCCAAGCTGGCGAAACCAAACGCGGTGGCCATGATGCGGATGGATCCGAAGGTGCCGGACGCCACCGAGTACGTGCGCAACACCAGCGCGGCGCTCTCCCCGGCGATGGATGTCATGCGGCTCAGCAGCACCTCGCAGTCGGATGAGTTCACGGTCATCCGCAAGGCCCTGTTCATCGGCGCCACCGCGACCCTGCTGCTCATCGGGGCCAGCATGATCGTGACCACCCTGGAGCAGCTGCGCGAGCGCAAGCGGCTGCTGTCCGTCCTGGTCGCCTTCGGCACCCGGCGCACCACACTGAGCTGGTCCGTGCTGTGGCAGACCGCGGTCCCGGTGGTCCTGGGCCTGGCGCTGTCGATCGCGGGCGGACTGGCGCTGGGCGTGCTGCTGCTGAAGATGGTCGGCCAGCCGCTGGCCGTGGACTGGGCCGGGCTCGGCACCATGACCGGTATCGGTGGCGGGGTGATCCTGCTGGTGACCCTGGTCAGCCTGCCGCCGCTGTGGCGGATGATGCGGCCGGAGGGTCTGCGGACGGAGTAG
- a CDS encoding macrolide ABC transporter ATP-binding protein, whose protein sequence is MTPAGSLLIATSLNKTYGHTPALDGADFSIHPGEVVAVMGPSGSGKSTLLHCLAGIVRPDSGTVHYNGRELTAMSDTERSGLRRGEFGFVFQFGQLVPELTCVENVALPLRLNGTKRKEAEARAESWMERLEVADVAHKRPGEVSGGQGQRVAVARSLVTAPRVLFADEPTGALDSLNGERVMELLTEAARESRTAVVLVTHEARVAAYSDREVVVRDGKARDMAGVR, encoded by the coding sequence ATGACCCCGGCAGGCTCCTTGCTGATCGCCACGTCCCTGAACAAGACGTACGGTCACACCCCCGCCCTGGACGGTGCGGACTTCTCCATCCACCCCGGCGAGGTCGTCGCCGTCATGGGCCCCTCCGGCTCGGGCAAGTCGACGCTCCTCCACTGCCTGGCCGGGATCGTGCGGCCGGACTCCGGCACCGTCCACTACAACGGGCGCGAGCTGACCGCCATGTCGGACACCGAGCGCAGCGGTCTGCGCCGCGGCGAGTTCGGCTTCGTCTTCCAATTCGGCCAGCTCGTCCCCGAGTTGACCTGTGTGGAGAACGTCGCCCTGCCGCTGCGGCTGAACGGCACCAAGCGCAAGGAGGCCGAGGCCCGCGCCGAGTCCTGGATGGAGCGGCTGGAGGTCGCGGACGTGGCGCACAAGCGGCCCGGAGAGGTCTCCGGCGGCCAGGGGCAGCGGGTCGCCGTCGCCCGGTCGCTGGTCACCGCGCCGCGGGTGCTGTTCGCGGACGAGCCGACCGGCGCACTGGACTCGCTCAACGGCGAGCGGGTCATGGAGCTGCTGACCGAGGCCGCCCGCGAGTCCCGTACCGCCGTGGTGCTGGTCACCCACGAGGCCCGGGTCGCCGCCTACTCCGACCGCGAGGTCGTGGTCCGCGACGGCAAGGCCCGGGACATGGCAGGGGTCCGATGA
- a CDS encoding PadR family transcriptional regulator, which translates to MSIGHTLLGLLEGGPRHGYDLKRAFDERFGHDRPLHYGQVYSTMSRLLKNGLVEVDGIEHGGGPERKRYAITDAGITDVEHWLTEPEKPEPYLQSVLYTKVVIALLTGRDAADLLDVQRAEHLRLMRELTQRKREGDLSDQLICDHALFHLEADLRWLELTAARLGQLAKAVRS; encoded by the coding sequence ATGTCAATTGGCCACACCCTGCTCGGACTCCTCGAGGGCGGCCCGCGCCACGGCTACGACCTCAAGAGAGCCTTCGACGAACGATTTGGACACGACCGCCCGCTGCACTACGGGCAGGTCTACTCGACCATGTCCCGGCTGCTGAAGAACGGCCTGGTGGAGGTCGACGGCATCGAGCACGGCGGTGGCCCGGAGCGCAAGCGCTACGCCATCACCGACGCGGGCATCACCGATGTGGAGCACTGGCTCACGGAGCCCGAGAAGCCCGAGCCCTATCTCCAGTCGGTCCTCTACACCAAGGTCGTCATCGCCCTGCTCACCGGGCGCGACGCGGCCGATCTCCTCGACGTCCAACGCGCCGAACATCTTCGGCTGATGCGCGAACTGACCCAGCGCAAGCGCGAGGGCGACCTCAGCGACCAACTCATCTGCGACCACGCCCTCTTCCATCTCGAGGCCGATCTGCGCTGGCTGGAACTCACCGCCGCCCGCCTCGGCCAACTCGCCAAGGCGGTGCGTTCATGA